Genomic DNA from Trypanosoma brucei brucei TREU927 chromosome 9, whole genome shotgun sequence:
GTTGTACAAATCCCAATTAGGGTTTCGGGAGTCTGTGGCACTTGAATGTGAAAGGGACATCTTCGCTGCGTTGCAGTTGCCGTACGTTGAGCCCATTCACCGCCATGCATACTGCCGCGTTCACAACCTGTTTTGAGAGCGCCCGcgccttccttttatttgttctcCATGGGATATTGCTGTTCTTTAACTTCCTAACTGTATGGTTTTCTGTCGCATGTGTCGTCACAGACGCGCATCATTTTTTATACGACTAGATATGCCGCGTTACAGAGACCTATCGATTGCCTGATTAAGTACTCTTGCAGGTGTTGCTTTGTCTTCTCCGCACTATTActcattccctttttctttactgaTTTTTTCTGGTATGAAGGCACTTCTATACACTAAGGGTGATGTCCGCACAACCGCACCTCCGCAAGCTGCGTAAGCTCAAGCGCGCCAACCCGTctcaggaggaggagagcgTCGCGAGGGTGCTCTTTGAATTGGAAGGCTCCCACAAGACTCTCCGCGCGCAGTTGCCCCGCTTCCATATAAACACTGTTCGCACGTCGTCGAGTCCCCGTCACAAGAAGACAGCTATGATCATTTTGTACCCGTTGCGTTTTATCATGCTTGTACGCAAGATTCAGCGAACGCTTACGGCAGAGCTCGAGAAGCGCTTCCCCGGAAACATTGTTGTGCTTGTTGCGCAGCGCAAGATAACGAAGCGACCGAATGATGTGTACAAGCTTCAGCAGGTGCAACGTTCCCGTACGAGCGTAGCGGTGTTTGAGAATATCTTGAATGATCTTATATATCCGTGTGACGTGGTGGGCCGCCGTTGGCGTTACCGTACGGATGGGAGTAAGCTGATGAAAGTGTTCTTGGACGCCCGTGACCGCAAGAGGGTGGAGTCGAGACTTCCCCTTCTTGCCCACGTCTACAAGTTGTTGACGCACCGAACTGTCACCTTCGGGTTCATGTGGAACCCTAAGTTGCAGCAAGTGTCCTCCCGGTAGATGAGTTTCGCCCAGCTACTTTGAAGGTGCCATTAtcagttttttgttttgatttattttcaCTACGCTGCCATCCTCGGTTGTGTAGTGctagaaaatgaaatgacgCATGTCAGTACTGAAACTAGTGTAAGTTACAACCTCGAAGCTGCCTGTGTTTCCATGTTAGTCACCCCTTTGAcattttcttacctttttgCTCATTAGTATTTTATGCTGGTGATAGACGCCCACTTTGGTGGTTCCTATGTGATGCAGCGAGTGAGATGAGGTGGCATGCTATACTTCACTTCCGTGAGCTGCGTCACCACAGGTTCACCAACCCCTTCTCCACTGCGTGAGGATCGCGTGGTAAAAGCGTTTTCCGTGTTGGTGTCTTGTAGTAGAGTCATCCGAATGTGCCTCTCGCGGATAATGTGATTTATGTTTCCCACTGTTGCAGGCGGCTGCGAGTAGTCGGGTGCATCACAGATCAGCTTAGATTTCGCACAAGATCTGAGGCCCCGGAAGGTGTTTTCAAGCCTCTTCCTTATCGTCTTGGCGCTACGTTGTGGTTACTCCAATCGCATACCAACCAAGGCCTGAATGCCAGGATATCGAGCTTAGGAGCGAATATCGACAAGGCCAGACAGCGTGGCGAACAGCAGGTTGCgttaaaggaagaggagttaaGGGATCTGCAGGGGAGACTTGAGAGTTTGATGAGGGATTTGGAGTGATGTTTTTCGGCGTCGTCTTGTCATCCCATCCCGCCTCCCTTCCGTATCATGCTGCGTCATTCCCCTTCGCCACTTATCAACACAGTCGTGTGCACTCCTACTGTTCTCACATCAGTCAGTGCAGCTTAGTTACCTCGTTTGGCTTACTTTGACTTAAGtacctttttttgtgctcattgcggttgctgTATGACTGCCAGCTCTCAGATGTCTGGACTTTCCATTCTCTTTATGTTGACCCTACACACCTGCCCCACACTGCATTTCCCCCCACCGTTCCCTGTTTGCACCTTCCTGCTGTATGGGTGGTGTAAAATACCCATTAGCATTATAGCAGTTGGTGGCTTGTTAATAACTGAAGTTCGGATTACCGTGGCGAGTAAAGGTTTCCGGTGATATTATGGTCGTCAAACGCCGTGGAAATGGCCGGTTAGGCAAACCTCCGACAGATACTGGAGTGAGTGAGAACTCTACCGGTGGAACCCCACCCCCGGAGTCTGCTTCTCAACGTGGCGGGGCGAAACAAACTACGGTTGCTTCCGCGATCAAGCAGCCCGCTTCGATGCCCGACGGCTCGTTGTCGCAGGATCGACGAAAGCGCCGCCGTAGGTTATCGGTGCCAGAGGAGGTGGCCCATGCCGTtgtggagggggaagaagcTACAGGTGCTGTAAGGGATGAAAGACTACCCGAAAATACTCAAGTTGTTGAACCTCAATTGAATGATCATGATGGTAAAGAGAGATACCCTCTGGGCGTTGTCCAGTTCCCAGAGGAGCAGCGCCCGTGGAGGAGCGCAAGGCGTAAAGCTGGGGTAGCTGAGGGAGGTAGTGACGAGGTTAACGCCGCACAGCTTCCTCCGACGGGCAACGCTGTGCCGCAGAAACCAACTAGGCGTTTAGGTAGAGCATCTGCCCCTCCGATACCACCTGTCAGTACTGTTGAACATGATTTGCAGACAACTGGTGGAACGTGTACGAGTGCTCCTATTGCGGGTGACCGCGCTTCCCGAACGTTTCAGGCGGCGGCGAGCCCCTCCGAAGATATTAAACAAAGGCCGCATAGAATTCCATTGATAATAGATAAGGGGCGTTTCAGTAAGCAAAAAGTCGAGGCTCCTCCCGGGACCGCAACCGTGGTGCCCATGGACACTGGAGAAAACCAGACTGGCGTTTGTGAAGCAAACTCCGCACCACCAACTTCCTGTTCCCACCGTGGCGCCCAGCGCTTGGGGCATGGCCAACCTGCTGATGGCACAAGTGGTGCTGTTGATAGTATAGAGGAGGGGCCCGGGCGCGGAATTGAGGAAGCCTCCGTGGACGCGCGACGTAGGAGGTTTATGCAGGTGCCGGTGAGCAGAATCTCGTTGTATACACGGCTTGCCGAGGGGGGTTTGGATGCTGCCGACCGCCCATTTGTCACATGTGTGGTAAAACATGCCCAATCGTCTGTTTCCGCCTGGGTATCCGGGTTCTTGTCGCCTTGATGTGAGTgatgcttttattttttctttggaggTGTGCGAATTTCTGTTTCTTGAAACAGATACTGACCGATGGAGGgtcgttgtttttcttaGTTG
This window encodes:
- a CDS encoding ribosomal protein S7, putative, with protein sequence MSAQPHLRKLRKLKRANPSQEEESVARVLFELEGSHKTLRAQLPRFHINTVRTSSSPRHKKTAMIILYPLRFIMLVRKIQRTLTAELEKRFPGNIVVLVAQRKITKRPNDVYKLQQVQRSRTSVAVFENILNDLIYPCDVVGRRWRYRTDGSKLMKVFLDARDRKRVESRLPLLAHVYKLLTHRTVTFGFMWNPKLQQVSSR